The Burkholderia mayonis DNA window AGCACCTTCTTCCCATCACACAGATGCGTCTTGATCTCATCGAACATCTCTTCTATTTTCCAGCGCCGGTGGTACAGCGCCGCGAGTTCTGCGGCAGGTGCCAACGCCGGGTCCAGCAGATTAGTGATCAGGCGATACTGCGGCTCGGCGTCAGGCACGCCTTCCAGGCGATACTCGATGACCCGTGCCCGCATGCCGCTGCGCTGGCGTAGAGCGAATTAAAGTCGTCAACTCGGGATGCCCGTCGCGCAAGGGGTTAGGCTGCTGAGTTGACGACTTTATTTGCATTCTCAACAAAATAATGTCGTCAATTCGCATAAGTGCGCATTCAATTTGTCACTTCGCGTTCTAGTCTTACTGTGTCAATAAATCAGCATTGGATGCTGAACAAAACGGACATCGCAGGAGCCGGCGCGCGATGTATGCAGCGATACGCCAGCGCAGCGTGGTAATGGAATCAGCCACGTGGCGCTGCGCGCGCTGGAGACCCGCGTGGCACGTAATCCGAGGGTAAGACAAACGGGTCGCGGATCGCGGAGTTTTTTTTACTGTCGCCTTGAATGAGGCGTTGAGCGACGAGAAAGCCGTAGGCAGCGATACACAACGAGGCATGGTGATGGAATCCACGCCAGCCACGTCCTTCGAAGTGTCCCAGGCCAAACTCCTGCTTGAGATCCTGATAGTCCCGCTCGATACGCCAGCGCATCTTGGCAACATGAACCAGACGTTCGAGCGGCGTGTCTGGGGGCAAAGTCGAAAGCCAATATTTGAGTGGCTCCGCATCACCTTCGGGCCATTCGATCAGCAGCCATTCCTCATCGCGCAGTGTGGAGCGCCAGTAATCGCGGTGTGAAGCACGCACGCGCACGGCGGCAAAGCGCGAACTGAGTGCGGCGCACGTACCTTCGCGCCATATCACCGTGCGATAACGCGAGACATCGAGCGCCAAGGCCAGATCCTTGACTCCGATCGGCTCATGCCCCGGCGCGCGCCTTAACAAGCTACGCGGCCGGCCCGATTTCCCAGTGGAAGGTTCGGGCGGTAGAGGTGCGATGCCGGGCGCCCATACGCGCGTGTTCGAGCGAATGCCCACCGCATACTGCAGCCCGAGCTCGCTGACGGCCTCGCGAAATGAGGTGTCGTCTCCATAGCCCGCATCGGCCAACACGATACCGTCGGGCGCGCCGCTTTGCCGGGCTTCTCGCAACTGCCCGGTCGCAATCTCCGGCTTGGTTGCAAACTCAATTTCCTCGGGCACGCCGGCTTTCTGTCGCCGCGCGGGATCGTCGCTCCATTCGCGAGGCAGATACAGTCGATACGATACCGGCAAGCTCGCGTCTTCCGTCGCCACCGACAAACTCACCGCCACTTGGCAGTTGTCCTGCTTGCCCAGTTGACCGCAGTATTGCCGCGCCACGCCGACCGAATGTCTACCCTTCTTGGGGAAACCCGTGTCGTCGATGATCCAGTACAACCCGCCAGCCGGGTCCATGTACGGCAGCACCCAGCGCCGCACCTGCTCGAGCAGCGCCGTATCCGACCATTCCGACTTCGCCACGAAA harbors:
- a CDS encoding IS701 family transposase is translated as MDWETSFETYLEHLCEALGHNDRESGLKGYCQGLMLPIRRKSVEPLAAHLEPEHVSARHQSLHHFVAKSEWSDTALLEQVRRWVLPYMDPAGGLYWIIDDTGFPKKGRHSVGVARQYCGQLGKQDNCQVAVSLSVATEDASLPVSYRLYLPREWSDDPARRQKAGVPEEIEFATKPEIATGQLREARQSGAPDGIVLADAGYGDDTSFREAVSELGLQYAVGIRSNTRVWAPGIAPLPPEPSTGKSGRPRSLLRRAPGHEPIGVKDLALALDVSRYRTVIWREGTCAALSSRFAAVRVRASHRDYWRSTLRDEEWLLIEWPEGDAEPLKYWLSTLPPDTPLERLVHVAKMRWRIERDYQDLKQEFGLGHFEGRGWRGFHHHASLCIAAYGFLVAQRLIQGDSKKNSAIRDPFVLPSDYVPRGSPARAAPRG
- a CDS encoding transposase, translated to MRARVIEYRLEGVPDAEPQYRLITNLLDPALAPAAELAALYHRRWKIEEMFDEIKTHLCDGKKVLRSKTPDLVRQEFYALMLTHAATRRLMYEAAQDSEQRPEDLSFVHAVRVLNRRLPEAAAIPP